A region from the Vicia villosa cultivar HV-30 ecotype Madison, WI linkage group LG3, Vvil1.0, whole genome shotgun sequence genome encodes:
- the LOC131661760 gene encoding probable inactive poly [ADP-ribose] polymerase SRO2, translating into MDSTSISTFPQQQEMQDHHPHEDSSTVSDCESSVSGTTRELQQQKQNSGSFLVRLGEGDVVHDLIKTRFLRGLGLLSKQTEILAIHRNACSDVVSQARLQSFHLYAGAVSKLRGGNSNVKYAWYGTSCENDVRDILSNGFSHVHGHSLCLSPDDSPLQSVKSCVVGRDGVRHLILCRVILGRTEIVKPDTKQCYPSCENYDSGVDSFSAPTKYMIWSSRMNTHVWPAYVISFRVPSFKGIEKSEEEHVRPTSPWMPFQNLISVLSKDLPSLDIALISKFHKAKKEKKISRHELIQKVRQIAGDKLLISAIKSYRAKKKSANFQQTRSKNDD; encoded by the exons ATGGATTCAACTTCAATTTCAACATTCCCTCAACAACAAGAGATGCAGGATCATCATCCTCACGAAGACTCTTCCACTGTTTCCGATTGCGAGAGCAGTGTTTCCGGCACCACCAGAGAgctacaacaacaaaaacaaaattccgGTTCGTTTTTAGTTAGGCTTGGAGAAGGCGATGTTGTTCATGACCTAATCAAGACCAGATTCCTTCGCGGACTCGGTTTACTTTCGAAGCAAACGGAGATTCTAGCAATTCACAGAAACGCATGTTCCGACGTCGTTTCTCAAGCGCGCCTTCAATCCTTTCACCTTTACGCAGGAGCTGTTTCCAAACTTCGCGGTGGAAATTCAAATGTGAAATATGCTTGGTATGGAACTTCCTGTGAGAATGACGTAAGAGACATTCTTTCAAACGGTTTTAGTCATGTCCACGGTCATAGCCTGTGCCTCTCTCCAGATGATTCTCCTCTCCAAAG TGTGAAAAGTTGTGTTGTTGGAAGAGATGGCGTGAGGCATTTGATTTTGTGTAGGGTGATTTTAGGAAGAACGGAGATTGTGAAACCTGACACAAAACAATGTTATCCGAGCTGTGAGAATTATGATTCTGGTGTGGATAGTTTTTCAGCTCCAACTAAGTACATGATTTGGAGTAGTAGAATGAATACTCATGTTTGGCCTGCTTATGTTATAAGCTTCAGGGTTCCTTCATTCAAAG GGATTGAGAAGAGTGAAGAAGAGCATGTGAGACCAACTTCACCTTGGATGCcgtttcaaaatttaatttctgtgCTATCCAAGGATTTGCCATCGCTTGATATTGCTTTGATTTCCAAGTTCCACAAAGCTAAAAAG GAAAAGAAGATTTCGAGACATGAATTGATACAAAAAGTGAGGCAAATTGCTGGAGACAAGTTGCTGATTTCGGCCATCAAGTCTTACAGAGCAAAG AAAAAATCTGCAAATTTTCAGCAAACAAGGTCAAAGAATGACGACTAG